In Candidatus Neomarinimicrobiota bacterium, the following are encoded in one genomic region:
- the fusA gene encoding elongation factor G gives MSLYKTEDILNFALVGHGSAGKTILSEAMLFNAGVINRIGTIEAGNTTSDYHEDEIERQISINASVLSLLWEGKKFNLLDTPGYADFYGELQAALRVADFAVVVIHAVSNVEVGTEQVWNSATDYGLPHLIAVNMLDKEHADFDAVLNVARERFGSKVFPITLPINQGPGFNQVADVLRKELYTYKTDGSGKYTHEPLSGEWAERIAKLHEELIELVAESDDTLLEKFFENYELSEEELRGGLHGAFLNGSLIPVFAVSALTNVGIRRMMDVLAKYGPCAIDFKEVKGKVSVDSEEEITRPATENSPVSAFVFKTVSEPHLGELSFFRVYSGKVKMGADLFNINRSKQERMGTVYSMNGKDRKELGEVVAGDIAAVVKLKHTHTGDTLCGSTNPIVLPKIHLPEQKIRAAIAPKAKGDEDKISNGLATLHEEDPTFLFEYDPELKQTIISGQGELHLEIVIQRLKQLFKVEVDLLPPKVPYRETISSRGESKYRHKKQTGGAGQFAEVWMYIEPLAPESGAEFESKVVGMAIDRAFIPSIEKGVRIATEEGVLAGYRCVDFKAVVYDGKQHPVDSKDIAFQIAGREAFKEAFMNANPKLLEPIYEVDVLVPEEFMGDVMGDISARRGKILGMETEGRHQRVKAHIPLANLDQYATALRSMTGGRGLHNQRFAHYENMPHDEEQRVIAAAKKEKEEAQN, from the coding sequence ATGTCCCTGTATAAAACTGAGGATATCCTAAACTTCGCCCTAGTCGGGCATGGCTCGGCGGGCAAAACCATTCTCTCCGAAGCCATGCTGTTCAACGCTGGTGTCATCAACCGTATAGGCACCATTGAGGCCGGCAATACGACCTCCGACTACCATGAAGACGAAATCGAGCGCCAGATTTCCATTAATGCCTCCGTTTTAAGTCTCCTCTGGGAGGGAAAGAAATTCAACCTTCTGGACACCCCCGGCTACGCCGATTTTTATGGCGAACTGCAGGCCGCCCTGCGCGTGGCCGACTTTGCCGTGGTCGTCATCCACGCCGTCTCCAACGTGGAGGTAGGCACTGAGCAGGTCTGGAACTCAGCCACCGACTACGGCCTCCCCCACCTCATCGCGGTTAATATGCTGGACAAGGAACACGCAGATTTCGACGCCGTCCTCAACGTGGCCCGCGAACGGTTCGGCTCCAAAGTCTTTCCCATCACCCTTCCCATTAACCAGGGGCCAGGCTTCAACCAGGTGGCGGATGTACTCCGTAAAGAGCTGTACACCTACAAAACCGATGGCTCCGGCAAGTACACCCATGAGCCCCTGTCCGGGGAATGGGCCGAACGGATCGCCAAGCTGCACGAAGAACTGATCGAACTGGTGGCCGAGTCCGACGATACCCTCCTGGAGAAATTCTTCGAGAACTACGAGCTCTCCGAAGAAGAGCTCCGTGGTGGCCTCCACGGAGCCTTCCTGAATGGCTCCCTGATCCCGGTTTTCGCTGTCTCTGCGCTAACCAATGTCGGCATCCGCCGCATGATGGATGTCCTGGCCAAGTATGGCCCCTGCGCCATCGACTTCAAGGAAGTGAAAGGCAAGGTTAGCGTTGATAGCGAAGAAGAAATCACCCGGCCCGCTACCGAAAATAGTCCTGTTTCAGCCTTCGTATTCAAGACGGTCAGCGAGCCCCATCTGGGAGAACTTTCTTTCTTCCGGGTTTACTCGGGCAAGGTGAAGATGGGCGCCGACCTGTTCAACATCAACCGCAGCAAGCAGGAGCGCATGGGCACTGTTTACAGCATGAACGGTAAGGATCGCAAGGAGCTGGGCGAGGTAGTGGCCGGTGACATCGCCGCGGTGGTCAAGCTCAAGCACACCCACACCGGCGATACGCTCTGCGGCAGCACCAATCCCATTGTGCTCCCGAAAATTCACCTGCCGGAACAGAAAATCCGGGCCGCTATCGCTCCCAAGGCTAAGGGTGACGAAGACAAAATCAGCAACGGTCTCGCTACCCTTCACGAAGAAGACCCCACCTTCCTCTTCGAGTATGACCCCGAGCTGAAACAGACCATCATCTCGGGCCAGGGCGAGCTCCACCTGGAGATCGTTATCCAGCGACTCAAACAGCTGTTCAAAGTAGAGGTGGACCTGCTCCCACCTAAAGTGCCGTACCGGGAGACCATCAGTTCCAGGGGCGAATCCAAGTATCGCCATAAGAAGCAGACCGGCGGTGCCGGCCAGTTCGCTGAAGTGTGGATGTACATTGAGCCACTGGCGCCTGAATCGGGCGCCGAGTTCGAAAGCAAGGTAGTAGGCATGGCCATCGACCGGGCGTTCATACCCTCTATCGAGAAGGGCGTGCGGATCGCCACCGAAGAGGGGGTCCTGGCCGGCTACCGCTGTGTGGACTTCAAGGCGGTGGTCTATGACGGTAAGCAACACCCGGTGGATTCCAAGGACATTGCCTTTCAGATCGCTGGCCGGGAGGCCTTCAAGGAGGCCTTCATGAATGCCAATCCTAAACTGCTGGAGCCCATTTACGAGGTGGATGTTCTGGTGCCGGAGGAATTCATGGGCGACGTCATGGGTGACATCTCCGCCCGCCGGGGTAAGATCCTGGGCATGGAGACGGAAGGCCGCCACCAGCGGGTAAAGGCCCACATCCCTCTGGCCAACCTGGACCAGTACGCCACCGCTCTGCGCTCCATGACGGGGGGCCGGGGCCTTCACAACCAGCGCTTCGCTCACTACGAGAACATGCCCCACG